The DNA region GACCGCGACCCGGAGGCGATGGAAGCAGCCAAGGCGAGGCTCGAGGAAGTGAGGGCCGAGATTGGCAGCGAGATGCCAGAGTTGGTGTTTGAGCCGAGGGCGTTTTCGGAGGCTTCGAGCCTGATTGAGCCGGGAAGTCTGGACGGTCTGCTTGCTGATTTTGGCGTGAGCAGCCTGCAACTGGACGAGGCGCACAGAGGATTCAGTTTTCGGTCCGAGGGTCCACTGGACATGCGTATGGATACGCGCAGTGGAGAGACGGCCGAGCAAGTGGTAAATCAGGAGGACGAAAACGAGCTCGCCGACCTGATTTACGAATTCGGAGAGGAAAGGAGGTCGCGGAGAATCGCCAGAGCCATTGTGAGGGCCCGGCCGATTACAACGACGGCGGAGTTAGCCAGAGTGATATCGGCCGCGGCCCCATCAATGAAAGGCGACAAGATTCACCCCGCTACACGGACCTTTCAGGCGCTCCGGATTCGAGTGAATGATGAGCTGGGAGAGATCAGGACGCTGCTCAAAAGCGCGCCGTCTCTGCTGAAGCCGGGAGGAAGGCTGGTGTTGATCAGCTTCCACTCGCTGGAGGACAGGTTAGTAAAGGACGCGTTCCGTGAGGCTGGCCGGGACAAGATTTTTGAGGTTTTGACGAAGAAGCCGGTTGTAGCCGGCGAGCAGGAAGAGATGAGAAACCCGCGGTCGAGAAGCGCAAAGCTGCGGGCAGCTAGGAAGATTTAGTAACAGGATTAGTTGCTTATTTGGGAGAACGATGCCAGATATGTAACGGCAAGTGATCGGGTCGGGGTTGTCCCACCTTCTTTCAGGCGAAAGACAACTTGTAACAAAAAGTCCCTTCCTTCAAATAGCAATCCCGGCCCGGTTCGTACGTTTTGAAGAGATGGTAAAGAATTCAGCCCCGGACATGAAGAAGCCGGGCAGGTAAGAGCAAAAGAGGTGCGCGATGGCAGCGACGGCGATAGCAGGACAACAGATTGAGATGATGGGCACGCGGCGGCAGTCGCAGAGCCGTGCAGCGACGCTGGCAGAGCGGAACCGTGAGCTGTATGAGGCCCAGCGCAGGGCGCGGCGTGGTCCTACGCCCGAGGTCTTTTTTACGAAGCACCTTGACAACAGCCGGCTTGTGAAAGCGGACGATCCCGAGCGGAAGCGCGAGATGCGCAGCTTCGCCGCAGTGATGAGCGTCTTGTTTGTGCTGGTGATGGTATATGTGTGGCAACACTTCTCGGCGATCGAGATGGGCTACAACATCGAAGCGCAGAAGGTGCAGGTAGAGCATCTGAGCGAGCAGAATCGGCAGCTTCGGCTGTCAGAGGCTGAATTGACTGATCCTCAGCGGATTGACCGGATCGCGAAGCAGCTTGGACTTGACGCTCCCCAGCCTGGTCAGGTGGTGCGGCAGGACGGAAGCGATTTGAATGCTCCGGTGCTGGCGCAGGCCCATGCTCCCAAGTTCGTTGGGCAGTAGGATAAGAGCAGGGAAACAGTAGCGACACGAAATTGGAGTTGATCGAAGTATGAAGCAGGCGCCACGGCAGACGTTGACGGCTCCGATACGGAGAATCCGTTTCGTCTACGTGACGCTTTTTTTCTGCCTCTGGGTGGGATTGATTGTATTGCGGCTTGGCTGGGTGCAGGTGGTGCGGCACTCCGAATTTGTGCATCGCGCGGCGCAACAGCAGCAGCGGACCTTTGAAGTGGCTCCGCGACGCGGAATGCTGTACGACCGCAACCTGCGCGAGCTGGCGATGACGGTGCTGGTCGACAGCGTCTATGCAGTCCCGTCGGAGCTGGGGGACAACAAGGAAAATGCAGCGCAAATGCTGTCGGAGATTGTGCATTCCGATCCGGCGGACAGCTACACCTCCGAGAATCGGATACTGGCCAGACTCAATGCGTCGAGAAATTTTGCGTGGATTGCGCGAAAGCTTGATCCGGAGACGGCAAAACGTGTACGTGAACTGAATCTGAAGGGCGTTTATTTTCAAAAAGAATTCAAGCGGTTCTATCCGAACAACGATCTGGCGGCACAGGTGTTGGGCTATGTAGGCACGGACGATGAAGGACTGGGCGGGCTGGAACTTGAGTTTGACGACGACATGCATGGCACGCCGGGGCATATGCTGACGGCGCTCGATGCGAAGCGGCACGTACTGGGGAGCGAAGAGAGTCAGCCATTGCCGGGCGAGAACCTGGTGTTGACGGTCGATGCGAATATTCAGTACATCGCCGAGAAGGCGCTGGATGCGCAGATGGAGAAGATGAAGGCGCTCCACGGAACGGTGGTGGTGCAGGACCCACACACCGGGCAGATTCTTGCACTGGCTATCTCTCCACGGTTCAATCCAAATGATTCCCGGCACATGCAGCCTGGCTCCTTGACCGACTTGGCGGTGAGCGATGTGTATGAACCTGGTTCGACTTTTAAGCTAGTGACCTATTCGGCGGCGCTTGACGCGGGCGGGGTCGAGCCGACCGATATTGTCGATTGTCAGGGCGGTGCGATGACGCTGTTTGGCCGCACCATGCATGATGATAAGTCCGATCATTTTGGCCGTGTGACAGTGCAATACGCGCTGGAGCATTCGAGCGACGTAGGCGCTGTGAAGATGGTGCAGAAGATTGGGAACGAAAAGTTCTACCACTACATGAAGGCCTTTGGCTTTGGTGAGCGGACCGGTATTGAATTGCCTTCCGAAACGCGTGGGCTTTTGCGTCCTCCGCAAAAGTGGGGAGCCACCAGCTTCATGTCCATGGCGATTGGGCAGGAGGTTGCCGTTACGCCGATCCAACTCGTCACGATGGTCAGTACCATTGCAAATGGCGGGATGTATCTGCCGCCCCATATTCTGTTGAATTCGACTGATGAAATGAAGGGCGATCCGCGGCTAAAGGCGGTTGCATTTCATCCGGAGAACGAGTTGCCTGATCCTCTGCCGGATGGAGCGCATCGTGTGATCTCCGAGCTAACGTCGGCGAAGATGCGAAAGATGATGCAGGGAATCGTAGAAGAAGGAACAGGTAAGATTGCTGCGTTGAATGGGTACAGTGCGGCTGGAAAAACAGGCACGGCGCAGAAGATCGATCCCGAAACGCACACCTACTCGCACACCAAGTTGGTTGCCAGCTTCGCAGGATTTGCTCCGGTAAGCAATCCGGCCATCTCCGTAACGGTAGTGATCGACACCCCGACAGTCGGTACACGATACGGAAGCGAGACCAGCGGTCCGGTATTTGCCGAAGTAGCCCAGCAGGTGCTCGAGTATCTCGGCGTACCCCACGACCAGCCGCTGAAGGCGAAGAAGGGGGTACCGGTGCTGACAGCGAAGGATTTGGTCGACGATGCTCCGGCGGATAGCACGGCTGATCTAACTGCAATGTTTGATGATGCGAATAACCTGCCTGCGGACGACCCGTTGCGGAATCCGACCGCTACCGCTGCGGCCCAAACGGTTGCGGCGGACAAGGCCGCCGCTGCGGAGACAAAGGCTACTGAAAAAGGGAAGTCGCCGGGAATTGTAGACCTGCTGCCTGCGAAGATACTGTCTGCGTTCAAGGCCAGTGGGGGGACGAGTTCGTCTATGCCGGATGCCGCAGCGGGAGAAACTACGCGGCTGTCGCCCGTGAATAACACACCCATGGCTCAGACAGGCAGCGGAAACAATGTTCTGGTGGACGCCAGTAAGCGTGTGGCGGTGCCTTCGTTTACAGGAGTGGGCCTGCGTGCTGCCTTGGAGCAAGCAGACGCCGTCGGATTGCGAGTAAAGCCCATGGGAAGTGGCCTGGCAAGGGAGCAGGTGCCAATTGCAGGGACGATGGTGCCGAGCGGGACGGAGATTGTGGTTCGTTTTACGCGGTAAAGAATAGAGAACAGGCTTATGCTGTTGGCGGCTTAGAATTGTTTATGCGGTGGACGGATCTTCTTGCGAACCTTGGGGTGGTGGAAAGTGCGACAGCGCCGGTGGAGATTACCAGCGTCGAGTATGACTCGCGAAGGATAAAGGCCGGCGATGTATTTGTCGCGATGCGCGGCGGGGCCACGGATGGGAACCTATACCTAGAGGCAGCCATAGAGCAGGGCGCGGCCGCGGTAGTGACAGATTCGCGCGCGGCTTATGAGGTATTGCGGCGAGAACATACGTCGGTTGGTGCGGCTCTGGTCGAGCATGGGCGGCGGTCGTTGGCTGATGTAAGCGCGGCTGTGATGGGGCACCCTGAACGGCGGCTGGCCTTGAGCGCGGTTACGGGGACAAATGGGAAGACGACCACGGCGTTTCTGTTGGAAGCCATGCTGCGGAGCGTTCGACGGACCTGCGTCTTGATTGGGACGATTGAGATGCATGTAGGGGATGAAGTGCGAGTGTCTCCGCATACAACGCCGGAGAGCCGGGATGTGTTGGCGATCTTTGCCGATGGGGTGAAGGTTGGCGCGACAGAGGCAGTGATGGAGATGTCGAGCCATGCGTTGGAACAGGAGCGGGTCTGGGGCCTTCCGGTCGACGTTGCCATCTTTACCAACCTGACGCAGGACCATCTGGACTATCACGGAACGATGGAGGCTTATTTTGCGGCGAAAGCTCGGTTGTTTGCGGGCGTAGGCACTCCGCCGCCGCGGGTCGCAGTGTTGAATGCGGATGATCCGTATAGTGAACGGTTGATCGTCGACGCAGAGCACTCGCAGATGTTGTTGTATGGGATGGAGGGCAAAGGGGAATTTCGTGCCGAGTCTGTGCAGATGCTTGCGGGAGAGACGCGATTTCGTATGGTGACTCCTGCTGGCGCGGTGGAGGTGCGGTCTCCACTGAGCGGTCGGGTCAATGTTTACAACCTGTTGGCAGCAAGCACGGCGGCCTGGGCTCGCGGATTGACGCTGGACGAGATTCTTGTCGCGGCGGCCGCAGGTGCACAGGTACCAGGACGATTCGAGGTAGTACCTGGGGGCGATACGGGGATCACGGTGGTGGTGGACTACGCGCATACGGAGGATGCTTTACGGAACTTAATTGCGCTGGGACGTGAGTTGGTGAAGGAACATGGTGGGCGGGTAATTACGCTGTTCGGTTGTGGCGGCGACCGGGACAGGACGAAGCGGTCTCGGATGGGACAGGCTGCAGGCGAAGGAAGCGATCTGGTCGTGCTGACCAGCGACAATCCACGTACGGAAGAGCCTATGGCGATTATTGAAGAGGCTCTGGCCGGGGTGACTGCGACGGGTACAACCTGCATCGTAGAAGAAGACCGTGCGGGAGCGATTGAAATTGCGATCCGCTCGGCGAGCGCTGGAGATATTGTGCTGCTGGCAGGCAAGGGCCATGAGAAGGTGCAGATTCTGCGGGACGGGACGGTGCCGTTCGATGATGTGGCCGTGGCTGCCGCGGTTTTGAAGGAGATTGAATGAAATTGACACTGGGTCAGGTTGCGGATTGGATTCACGCTGACGGGGAATTCGATACATCGCTGGAGGCGTTGGGGTATTCAATTGATTCTCGAACCGTTGGGGCTGGCGAGCTGTTCTTTGCCGTCAAAGGAGAGCGGCTGGATGGGCACGATTATGTCGCAGGCGCGCTTGCCGCAGGGGCGCTTGCCGCAGTGGTCAGCAATCGTTGGGTGGTGCCTGCAGAAGTAGATGAGACAAAGTTGCTGCGCGTCTCCGACTGCGAAGACTGCGTGTTGCTGGCGTTGCAGAAGCTGGCCCATGCGGTGCGGCGGCAGTGGGGCGGCCGAGTGATCGGAGTGACCGGATCTGCGGGGAAGACGACGACGAAGGATGCCGTGGCGCTCGTTTTGGCGGCGCGGTTCAAGGTGCTGAAGTCGCAGGGAAATTTGAACAACGGGTTCGGTCTGCCGTTGCAGTTGTTGAAGCTGGAGCGGGACCATGAGGTCGCGATCATCGAAATGGGCATGAACCACGCCGGTGAGATTGCCGCTCTCGCGAAGATTGCGGAGCCGGATTGGGCTGTCGTCTCGAATGTGGGGCCGGTACATCTGGAGTTCTTTCCGGACGGCATGGCCGGGATTGCGCGGGCAAAGTATGAGCTGATCGAGGGGCTTCCAGCGGATGGTGTTGCCGTACTAAATTTTGATGATAATTACGTGGCATCCTTTGGACGAGGATTGGGCGAACGTGCAGTCTTCTATGGGGTAAATGAGGGCGCTGAGGTTCGTGCCGTGCATGTGGCCGAGGTTGGAGCTGAGGGGGTGGTGTTTACCGTAGAAGCGTTTGGCGAGCGGGCCAGCGTGCAGTTGCGAATGCTGGGGCGGCATAATGTTCCAAATGCGCTGGCGGCGATAGCGACAGGGCTGCAAAGCGGCATATCGCTTGGCGAATGTGCCGCGGCTGTGGGAGAACTGCGGGCAAGTGATAAACGCGGCGAAGTGGTGCAGTGGCGAGGTGCGACGCTCATTAACGATTGTTACAACTCCAATCCGCGGGCGCTGGACGCAATGGTGGATGCGTTGATGGCCATGCCGGGCGAGCGGCATATTGTGGTGGCGGGAGAGATGCTGGAGCTTGGGCCGGAGGGCGAGGCGCTCCACGCCGCCTGCGGGCAGAGGATGGCGGAGCGTGGCGTGACGAAGGTAGTCGGAGTTCGCGGCGCTGCGGAGGCGTTGGTGAAGGCTGCCCGCGAGGGCGGAGCGGACGCCACATTTGTAGCGGACTCTGAGACGGCGGGTAAGTGGCTGCAGGCGAACGTGCGGGCTGGCGACGCGGTATTGCTGAAGGCGTCGCGGGGTGTGATGCTGGAACGGGCTTTAGCAGGCCTGACCTAGCCTTTCCGGCGACGGGGATGAATCCGCTTGCATCCAACCATGCATGGCAAATGAAATGGTAAGACGTGGCGGCGAGTCGCTGGCGAAACGTAATGAGTCCGTGGTCAAAAAGCATGCAAAGAAGTCGGTCAAGCATGCTGCAAAAAAAGCGGCGAAGCACGCGCCTAAGAAAGCCGCGAAGCATGCAAAGAAATCGGCGAAGCACCTCAAGAGAGACAAAAAAAGCGACGCCGCTTTGGAGAAGGCGTTCCACCATCTACAGCGAGCAGCGGCTGTTATCTCGCTTATTGAGAAGGATGCCGGTGGAGATCTTCGGATGCTTCTAAGCCAGGGAGTAGAGATATATAGCGTTGCCACAGATTCAGTGACCAAGCAGAACGCGAAATCGGCCTTAGGGTTGCTGCGGGCAGCGGAACATCTGGCAATGGCGGGGTTATATTCGGCACGCGAGAAGTACAGACCGGCGGCGGCTCCCTCCGGCGCTCTGGAACCTGAAGGTTTTGCAGAATTACGCTCGCGTTTCAGCAAGGTGACCGTGGTAGAGCGAAAAGGCTATGGAGGGCGGGTGCAGTCGATGGGGCTCGAGTTATTGAAGCGATCCGAGGGTGCGGACCATGATCCTCACCTGGCATGGGAGTTGCGGATGGCAGCGGATGGTCTTTGCTTAGCTCTGGAGGCCGGCTTATGAAGTCTCTTTGGTGCCGCAAAATTGGCGCGGCTGAAGTGGGCGGACGCCTGTCCTGTTAAGATAGCGATTAGTCTGGGCTCGTCATGGCCCGTTGATTCCTGATCGTGATTCAAAGGCGGAGACGTTTTGCTCTATTGGCTGCTCTATCAGAAGTTGTTTCCCTACTATCGTCTCTTTCGCATCTTTCGCTACCTTACGTTTCGCACGGTATTCGCAAGCCTGACGGCGCTGCTGATCGGCCTGCTGATTGGGCCGTATGTGATTGAGAAGCTGCGCGAGTTTCAGATTGGACAGTACATCCGCGAAGAGGGGCCGCAGTCGCACCAGAAGAAGAGCGGAACGCCCACGATGGGCGGCGTACTCATCCTTATATCGATCCTCGTGCCAACGCTGCTGTGGTCGGATCTATCGAATCCGCTGGTTTGGCTGGTGATGCTGTCGACGCTGGCCTTTGGGGCCATCGGGTTTGCAGACGACTACATCAAGGTGGTTCATCGCAGAAACAAGGGCCTCACTGCGCGGGCCAAGCTGGGATTGCAGCTTCTGGTGAGCGGCGGAGTGGCCGTGGCACTGGTCGCACTGGAGACGCGCGGCAACTATTCGACTCGATTGATGGTGCCGTTTGCGAAGCGGTTTCGCCCCGACCTGGTAATCGATAGCCTGTTGCATATGCCGCATATCTGGTGGCTGGCATATGCAGGTTTTGTCGTATTTGTAATGATTGTGATCGCAGGTTCAAGTAATGCGGTGAACCTCACCGACGGTCTCGATGGCCTGGCGATTGGCTGCACAATTATTGCAGCAGGCGCGCTGACGGTGCTGACCTATGTGAGCGGGCACGTTGTCTTTGCCGACTATCTGGAGCTACAGCGGATGCCGTTGGTTAGCGAGTTGACGGTCTTCTGCGGGGCAATGGTGGGAGCGAGTATCGGCTTCCTTTGGTACAACGCTCATCCGGCGGAGGTCTTCATGGGCGACGTGGGAAGCCTTGCGCTGGGCGGAGCGATCGGCACGGTGGCTGTGGTCATCAAGCAGGAGCTGTTGCTGCCATTTATCGGCGGGGTGTTTATTCTGGAGGCAGTGAGCGTAATGCTCCAGGTTGGGAGCTACAAGCTGCGCAATGGCAAACGCATCTTCAAGATGGCTCCGCTGCATCATCATTTTGAGTTGATGGGGTGGTCGGAGTCTAAGGTGATTGCGCGGTTCTGGATTATGGCGCTGGTGTTTGCACTGTTTGCTTTGACGACTTTGAAGTTGAGGTAAGGAGATTTATGGAATTATGGCTGCCCTGGCTCTACATCACAGCGGCTGGCTCACTATTCGTAGGCAGTATCTGGTTATTTTGGAGAAAGAAGATAAAGGGAAATCCGGAGCATCTTGCCATTCGGATAGTAGGACGAATTACATCACCGGTACTTTTTCTAACAACAATGTTTCTTCTGTTAGGTGTTGGTTGTGAACGCCATTCGCAGCTAATTGGTTCGCCCGACGGGCAGCACGTTGCGAGGGTTTTGGTGACACTTGGAAGTGCGGTAGATCAGGATTATTCGACAGTAATTGTCCGTCGGAGTTGGAATCCGGTGTGGACAAAGGCTTATTTCGGAATAGGGCTTATTGATAGAAGAGGTTCTATAGAACCTCAAGTGAAATGGTTGGACGATACACATTTACTTATCAAACATTCTGAGACTAATGGCCATCCACTCGATTGCGCGACTAAAGTTGGAAACATAGTTATAACGTGTCAACCTCATAGATAGTGAGTGAATGATGGAACTGAAGAACAAGCGGGTTTTGGTGGTGGGGCTGGGGAAGAGCGGTCTGTCGTCTGCGCTGTTTTTG from Edaphobacter paludis includes:
- the rsmH gene encoding 16S rRNA (cytosine(1402)-N(4))-methyltransferase RsmH; translated protein: MQHVPVLLDEALKYLNVQPGGVYVDATLGLAGHSSAIAKRLGAKGRLICFDRDPEAMEAAKARLEEVRAEIGSEMPELVFEPRAFSEASSLIEPGSLDGLLADFGVSSLQLDEAHRGFSFRSEGPLDMRMDTRSGETAEQVVNQEDENELADLIYEFGEERRSRRIARAIVRARPITTTAELARVISAAAPSMKGDKIHPATRTFQALRIRVNDELGEIRTLLKSAPSLLKPGGRLVLISFHSLEDRLVKDAFREAGRDKIFEVLTKKPVVAGEQEEMRNPRSRSAKLRAARKI
- a CDS encoding cell division protein FtsL — its product is MAATAIAGQQIEMMGTRRQSQSRAATLAERNRELYEAQRRARRGPTPEVFFTKHLDNSRLVKADDPERKREMRSFAAVMSVLFVLVMVYVWQHFSAIEMGYNIEAQKVQVEHLSEQNRQLRLSEAELTDPQRIDRIAKQLGLDAPQPGQVVRQDGSDLNAPVLAQAHAPKFVGQ
- a CDS encoding penicillin-binding protein, which codes for MKQAPRQTLTAPIRRIRFVYVTLFFCLWVGLIVLRLGWVQVVRHSEFVHRAAQQQQRTFEVAPRRGMLYDRNLRELAMTVLVDSVYAVPSELGDNKENAAQMLSEIVHSDPADSYTSENRILARLNASRNFAWIARKLDPETAKRVRELNLKGVYFQKEFKRFYPNNDLAAQVLGYVGTDDEGLGGLELEFDDDMHGTPGHMLTALDAKRHVLGSEESQPLPGENLVLTVDANIQYIAEKALDAQMEKMKALHGTVVVQDPHTGQILALAISPRFNPNDSRHMQPGSLTDLAVSDVYEPGSTFKLVTYSAALDAGGVEPTDIVDCQGGAMTLFGRTMHDDKSDHFGRVTVQYALEHSSDVGAVKMVQKIGNEKFYHYMKAFGFGERTGIELPSETRGLLRPPQKWGATSFMSMAIGQEVAVTPIQLVTMVSTIANGGMYLPPHILLNSTDEMKGDPRLKAVAFHPENELPDPLPDGAHRVISELTSAKMRKMMQGIVEEGTGKIAALNGYSAAGKTGTAQKIDPETHTYSHTKLVASFAGFAPVSNPAISVTVVIDTPTVGTRYGSETSGPVFAEVAQQVLEYLGVPHDQPLKAKKGVPVLTAKDLVDDAPADSTADLTAMFDDANNLPADDPLRNPTATAAAQTVAADKAAAAETKATEKGKSPGIVDLLPAKILSAFKASGGTSSSMPDAAAGETTRLSPVNNTPMAQTGSGNNVLVDASKRVAVPSFTGVGLRAALEQADAVGLRVKPMGSGLAREQVPIAGTMVPSGTEIVVRFTR
- a CDS encoding UDP-N-acetylmuramoyl-L-alanyl-D-glutamate--2,6-diaminopimelate ligase yields the protein MRWTDLLANLGVVESATAPVEITSVEYDSRRIKAGDVFVAMRGGATDGNLYLEAAIEQGAAAVVTDSRAAYEVLRREHTSVGAALVEHGRRSLADVSAAVMGHPERRLALSAVTGTNGKTTTAFLLEAMLRSVRRTCVLIGTIEMHVGDEVRVSPHTTPESRDVLAIFADGVKVGATEAVMEMSSHALEQERVWGLPVDVAIFTNLTQDHLDYHGTMEAYFAAKARLFAGVGTPPPRVAVLNADDPYSERLIVDAEHSQMLLYGMEGKGEFRAESVQMLAGETRFRMVTPAGAVEVRSPLSGRVNVYNLLAASTAAWARGLTLDEILVAAAAGAQVPGRFEVVPGGDTGITVVVDYAHTEDALRNLIALGRELVKEHGGRVITLFGCGGDRDRTKRSRMGQAAGEGSDLVVLTSDNPRTEEPMAIIEEALAGVTATGTTCIVEEDRAGAIEIAIRSASAGDIVLLAGKGHEKVQILRDGTVPFDDVAVAAAVLKEIE
- the murF gene encoding UDP-N-acetylmuramoyl-tripeptide--D-alanyl-D-alanine ligase, whose amino-acid sequence is MKLTLGQVADWIHADGEFDTSLEALGYSIDSRTVGAGELFFAVKGERLDGHDYVAGALAAGALAAVVSNRWVVPAEVDETKLLRVSDCEDCVLLALQKLAHAVRRQWGGRVIGVTGSAGKTTTKDAVALVLAARFKVLKSQGNLNNGFGLPLQLLKLERDHEVAIIEMGMNHAGEIAALAKIAEPDWAVVSNVGPVHLEFFPDGMAGIARAKYELIEGLPADGVAVLNFDDNYVASFGRGLGERAVFYGVNEGAEVRAVHVAEVGAEGVVFTVEAFGERASVQLRMLGRHNVPNALAAIATGLQSGISLGECAAAVGELRASDKRGEVVQWRGATLINDCYNSNPRALDAMVDALMAMPGERHIVVAGEMLELGPEGEALHAACGQRMAERGVTKVVGVRGAAEALVKAAREGGADATFVADSETAGKWLQANVRAGDAVLLKASRGVMLERALAGLT
- the mraY gene encoding phospho-N-acetylmuramoyl-pentapeptide-transferase; this encodes MLYWLLYQKLFPYYRLFRIFRYLTFRTVFASLTALLIGLLIGPYVIEKLREFQIGQYIREEGPQSHQKKSGTPTMGGVLILISILVPTLLWSDLSNPLVWLVMLSTLAFGAIGFADDYIKVVHRRNKGLTARAKLGLQLLVSGGVAVALVALETRGNYSTRLMVPFAKRFRPDLVIDSLLHMPHIWWLAYAGFVVFVMIVIAGSSNAVNLTDGLDGLAIGCTIIAAGALTVLTYVSGHVVFADYLELQRMPLVSELTVFCGAMVGASIGFLWYNAHPAEVFMGDVGSLALGGAIGTVAVVIKQELLLPFIGGVFILEAVSVMLQVGSYKLRNGKRIFKMAPLHHHFELMGWSESKVIARFWIMALVFALFALTTLKLR